The genome window GATCCCATTCATCATAATTTGAACTAAAAGCCACAACACCTATATAGTATTTTTCTGATAAACCACTATCTATTTTAGAATAATTAATAAATGCCATTGGTCTTTGCTTAAAGTGAAGTGCTAGGATGTTGGTATTTTCATAAGAGCTATTTAAAAATTCCTCATCAAAAATAAAATTACAATAATCCATGTTTTTATAAATTTCAGAAATATTCTTATCATAAATAAAATAAGCGCTTACCAAAGAGCTAGCGCGTTTTTTAGATTCAATTGCTTTGATTTCATGGTCTAAGTTTAAATCTTTCAATAAATCTTTATAAACAATCAAAGGATCGCAATTTGCAATAATTTTTTGCGCATAAACCGTGTGAGTTTCATTTTTATGAGTATATTCTACTCCACATGCCTTATGATCTTGCGTGAGTATTTTTACCACTTCAGCCTTGGCTAAAACCTGCCCTTGATTTTCTTTGATAACTTCAGCTAAAGCATCACTTAAAGCCTGAGAACCGCCTTTAATATAAACCCCACCATCATAATAGTGCTTTTGCGCAATAGCATGATAAGAAAAGATAAATTCTTTACTATCATGATGATAATAACTCAAATTTGCATTCAGGATCTTTTTTAACTTGTCATTTTTAATATATGCATTTAAAACATCATATACTTTTTTATTTAAAATTTGGTTTTTTAAAAATATCCAAGAAGTTGTAAAAAGAAATAATAACAACTCATTTAGCTTTAAATCCCAAGGAAATCTTCGAATGGCATAAGCTTGCATCTTTATAGCTTTAAAATACTTATCAATACCTTTGTGTTCTTGTGGAAATTCTTGTTTTAAAGTCTCTTTTACCTTTTCTATGCCATGTGGTAAGGTTAGATTATAGTTTTTACTTTTGATACTCCATGCATTTGGCAAAGGCAAAATTTCAATTTTATCCTTTATACCAAGCTTCTCAAAAACCAAATGCTTCATATCGGTTGCAGCTTCACCTAGATCCATTTCATGTAATCCCGCATCTATCAAAGCACCTTTTCTTTTAAAGCAAGTAGCACAACCACCGATTAAAGAATGCTGCTCTAAAACCAAAACTTTTTTGCCATTTTTAGCCAAAAAAGCACCCGCACTTAAACCACCAAGCCCTGAGCCTATAACAATCACATCAAATTTTACATCCATTCTAAAACCTCACGTAATTCTTTGGCTATAAAACATTTTAAACCTGGTTCCTCCATAGGCTTAACTGGTACTATGGCGTTTTTAAATTTTTGCATTTTTGCTTCTTTTAAACGCACATCAAGTGAAAATACTTCTTTGATTTCACCATTTAAGCTAAGCTCTCCTATAAAAACACTATCTTTACTTAAAGGACGGTTTTTAAAACTAGAAATAATCGCTGCAACTACCGCTAGATCAGCTGCGGTTTCGCTGATTTTTACCCCACCACTTACATTAATAAAAACATCATAATGTCCTAAAGGAATTTCAAGCTTTCTCTCAAGCAAAGCTATAAGCATATCCAAACGATTTTTTTCATAGC of Campylobacter sp. 2014D-0216 contains these proteins:
- a CDS encoding phytoene desaturase family protein, which translates into the protein MDVKFDVIVIGSGLGGLSAGAFLAKNGKKVLVLEQHSLIGGCATCFKRKGALIDAGLHEMDLGEAATDMKHLVFEKLGIKDKIEILPLPNAWSIKSKNYNLTLPHGIEKVKETLKQEFPQEHKGIDKYFKAIKMQAYAIRRFPWDLKLNELLLFLFTTSWIFLKNQILNKKVYDVLNAYIKNDKLKKILNANLSYYHHDSKEFIFSYHAIAQKHYYDGGVYIKGGSQALSDALAEVIKENQGQVLAKAEVVKILTQDHKACGVEYTHKNETHTVYAQKIIANCDPLIVYKDLLKDLNLDHEIKAIESKKRASSLVSAYFIYDKNISEIYKNMDYCNFIFDEEFLNSSYENTNILALHFKQRPMAFINYSKIDSGLSEKYYIGVVAFSSNYDEWDLDKETYKNKKEEVLNSIIQRLDEIFPNLSSHLIHKELATPKTIQRYTKAYKGTIYGFSQDQEGAKNRLHYKSKSIENLYFANSFIFPGGGFTGAILGGYFCANKMNFH